From a single Longimicrobium sp. genomic region:
- a CDS encoding aldo/keto reductase, with product MTTRIADASAAGTLRLGGDLPVHRLGFGAMRITGPGIWGPPADREEAIRVLRRVPELGVNLIDTADSYGPYVSEELIAEALHPYPEGLVIATKGGLERPGPDVWTSNGRPEHLRRAIDGSLRRLRVERIDLYQLHRIDPAVPRDEQFGVLAELRRAGKFRHFGLSEVGVEEIEAARRVLPVASVQNRYNLQDRAQWEDVVDFCEREGIAFIPWFPLAAGPLAREGGTVDRIARRLGATPGQVALAWLLRRSPMMLPIPGTSKVRHLEENVAAAGVELDDEAMRELDEASRGSSGQG from the coding sequence GGGGTTCGGCGCGATGCGCATCACCGGCCCGGGGATCTGGGGGCCGCCCGCGGACCGCGAGGAGGCGATCCGCGTCCTCCGCCGCGTGCCCGAGCTGGGCGTGAACCTGATCGACACGGCCGACTCGTACGGGCCGTACGTCAGCGAGGAGCTGATCGCCGAGGCGCTCCATCCGTACCCCGAGGGCCTGGTGATCGCGACCAAGGGGGGGCTGGAGCGCCCGGGGCCCGACGTGTGGACGTCGAACGGCCGCCCCGAGCACCTCCGCCGCGCGATCGACGGGAGCCTGCGGCGGCTGCGGGTGGAGCGGATCGACCTGTACCAGCTGCACCGCATCGACCCCGCGGTGCCGCGCGACGAGCAGTTCGGCGTGCTGGCCGAGCTGCGGCGCGCGGGGAAGTTCCGGCACTTCGGCCTCTCCGAGGTGGGGGTTGAGGAGATCGAGGCGGCGCGGCGCGTCCTTCCCGTGGCCAGCGTGCAGAACCGCTACAACCTGCAGGACCGCGCGCAGTGGGAGGACGTGGTCGATTTCTGCGAGCGCGAGGGGATCGCGTTCATCCCCTGGTTCCCGCTGGCCGCCGGGCCGCTGGCGCGCGAGGGCGGGACAGTGGATCGCATCGCGCGGCGGCTGGGGGCCACGCCGGGGCAGGTGGCGCTCGCCTGGCTCCTGCGCCGCTCGCCGATGATGCTGCCCATCCCCGGCACGTCGAAGGTGCGCCACCTGGAGGAGAACGTCGCCGCCGCCGGGGTCGAGCTCGACGACGAGGCGATGCGGGAGCTGGACGAGGCCTCTCGCGGCTCGTCGGGCCAGGGCTGA